GCCCCGGCAGTCCTGTTCGGCGTGGCCGTACAGCGAGGAGACCAGTACGGCCTCGGCGTCGTGGGCGATAGCCGCCTCGGCGAACTCCTCCTGGGAGGTCTGCACGCCGAGGTTGATGACGTCGAATCCTGCCGCACTGAACGCCTGCTCGAGGATCGTGATACCGACGACGTGGGCGTCGGACCCGATCACCCCGAGGACGACCGTTCGGGACATTGTGTGCGGAACCATGGGGAATCCGACCATAAACCTAACGATCTTTCATGATAATACTCCTTAAATCCCCTTTCAGACTCTCCGTGGGGCTTGTTCACACTGTCATGATCTATAGTAAAGGTTTTTGCGTCGGCTCCGAGACGGGCCGGTCATGGGAGCGCTCTCGTCCCTGCGCGTGCTCGATCTGACGCAGGTGCTCGCCGGACCGTACTGTACGATGTTGCTCGCGGACATGGGCGCGGACGTCGTGAAGATCGAACGCCCCGGGGGCGACCTCATCCGTCCCAACCCGCCGTTTCTCGACGACCCGGAGGCGGAGGCCTACGGGGGCTACTTCCAGAGCGTCAACCGCGGCAAGCGCAGCCTCGAACTCGACCTCGGCGACGCCGACGACCGCGAGGCGTTCCTCTCGCTGGTCGAGCGCGCCGACGTCGTCGTCGAGAACTACCGCGCGGGCACGATGGAGAAGTTCGACCTCGACTACGAGACCCTCCGGGAGCGCAACCCGGAGCTGATCTACTCCTCGATCCGCGGCTTCGGCGACCCGCGTACCGGCGAGACGGACCGGCAGGGCCAGCCCTCCTTCGACCTCGTCGCGCAGGCGCTCGGGGGCGTCATGGAGATCACGGGCCACCCCGACGGCCCGCCGACGAAGGTCGGGCCCGGAATCGGCGACCTGTTTACCGCGACGCTGAACTGCATCGGTATCCTCGCCGCGGTCTACCACCGCGAACGCACCGGCGAGGGCCAGTACGTCGACACCGCGATGTACGACGCGATGCTCAGCCTGACCGAGCGCGCGATCTACCAGCACTCCTACACCGGCGAGCCCCCGACGCGGCGGGGCAACTCCCACCCGACGCTCTTCCCGTACGACGCCTTCGAGACCGCCGACGGCTACGTCGTGATCGCCGCCTTCGGCACGAACCACTGGCGGGCCCTCTGCGAGGCGATGGACCGGCCCGACCTCGCGGCCGACTACCCCGACCCGGAGAGTCGCCTCGGGAACCGGACGCACCTGCGGGCGGAAATCGCCGACTGGGCGCGCTCGCGGGCGACCGACGAGATCTGTTCGCTCCTGGAGGGCCGGGTCCCCGCCGCGCCCGTCCAGAACACGGCCGACATCTTCGACGATCCGCACGTGCGCGACCGCGAGATGCTCGTCCCCGTCGACCAGCCCGGCGCCGACGGCTCGGTCGAGATCGCGGGCAACCCGATCAAGATGACCGAGACGCCGCCGCGGCCGCGCGGCCGCGCGCCGCTGCTCGACGAGCACCGCGACGAACTGCTCGGGTCGGCGACGGAAGCCGAGACGGACGCGACCGAGGCCGCCGACGACTGAGCGGCGGCGGCCAAGAGTAACCCTTTTGCGAGACCCCTGCACACGTCCGAGTATGAGCGCGGACTGGCCACACGATCCCGACGGCGAGGAGGGTAGCGAGGGGATGCGCAAGTACGGCATAGCCGTCATCGCCAAGAAGGTCGACGAGGAGGAGGACTTCCCGCTCGACCGCGAGGAGTTCGTCGACGAACACGGCGACGATCCGATCCGGATCAACTACCAGCGGGTCGTCGCCCTCCGGGACATCTTCGAGTACGTCGACGGCGAGGAGTTCGAAACGATCACGGACATGCACAAGGCGGTCGGGAAGGCGATGCGCGAGGGCGGCTTCTGGGACTACCACCCCGTCGGCGCCGACCCCGAGAAGAAGTCCGCCTGAGACGACGTTCGATTCCCGCCGCGAATTCACCGCGGGGGCGAACCGAGCAGCGCCGAACCCGGCGTCGAAGGTGCGTACGTCGCTATCCCGTGGATAGCCGAGAGAAACGTCCCACCGCCGTCGAATCTCCACTTCCTCCTGATCCCCCATCCCATACCGAATCTGGATTGCGTATCACTTATACGACGGCGTTCGAAAGATAAACTACAGTGACGAACACGCAGGTAACGCTCCTCCAGATCGACAACTACGGGCCGTGGACGGTGACGCCGGAGCCCCGGCGCGAGGCGGACCTCCAGACGCTGCAGTCGCGGCTGTACGCCGACGTCTCGCAGTTCGTCGGCGCCCGCGACGGCTACGTCTTCTTCACTCGCTTCGACAACATGATCGCCGTCACGAACGGCCTCGACATGGACGACCACGCGCTCCTGCAGGAGTCGGTCGGTAACCGGTACCCGGTGACGCTCAGTCTCGGGGTCGCCACGGGGACGACGCCCGTGCAGGCACTCGACGACGCCACCTCGCTCCTCCAGGACGCCGGCAGCGCACAGGACAGCCACCGCCGCGAGATCCTCGACGGCCGCGCCGTCGAGTCGGACCACCGGACCGACGACGACGTCCAGATCGCGCACTTCGACGTCATCAACGCCACCGGGACGTACACGGACGAACTCAACGCCTTCGACACGTTCATCGAGATCGAACAGGGCTACGCCGCGCTCATGAAGTACATGCGCCGGGCCCACGACAGCCTCTCGTTTTTCGTCGGCGGCGACAACGTCATCGCGGTCTGCCCCGACCTCGACCGCGGCGACTACGAGGACGCCATCGCCCACGTCGAGGAGGCCGCCGACGTCAGCCTCCAGGTCGGCGTCGGGCGCGCGTCGACCGCCCAGACCGCCGGGATGGCCGCCAAGCACGCCCTCGAAGCGTGTCGCGCGGACGGAAGCCGGGTCGAACTCGACTGGTGAGCCCCACAGGAAAATCGCCAGCCCGAACCTCATTCTTGGCCGTCCGCCAGAATAAGCCTGCCGGGGGTAGCTTTTAGGCCGTTTGGGAAGTTGAATTACACATGGAATCGGAACTGTCGGTCAGGGACGTGCTGACGCCGGAGTACGTCGGCGTCAGCGAGTCCGATACGGTCCTCGGCGCGGTCCGGCTGATGCGCAAGGAACGCTCCGGCTGTGCGCTGGTCGTCCGCGGCTCCGAGCCCGTCGGCATCGTCACCGAGTGGGACGTGCTCGGACTCGTCGCCGACGAGGCGGTTCCAGCCGAGACGACCGTCGGGGAGGTCATGTCCAAGCCGGTGCTCACGGTCGACGTCGACCGGTCGCTCTCCGACGCCGCGAGCACGATGGCCCGGGAGAACATCCGCCACCTCGTCGTCGAGGACGTCGACGCGGGCGAGGTCGTCGGCGTCCTCACCCAGCGCGACGTCATCGCCGCGGCGGGCTCGTTCGCCGGGACGACGAGTCGTGCCGGCTCCGCGACGGCACCCGTCGGCGGCCCCGAGGGCGACGACGTCGGGGACGAGGCGCTGCCCAACGGCGGCGACGAGTTCTCGACCCAGGGCGTCTGTGAGGCCTGTGGCTCGCTGGCGGACTCCCTGCGCGAGGTCAACGGCCAGCTGGTCTGCCCCGAGTGCCGGTCGGTCTAAATCGGTTTCGTGACTGTGCCGTTTCACCGTCTATGACGCCGCTCGAAGAGCCGACTATCGAACCCGCGACGCCGGCCGACGTCGAGACCATCGCCGACCAGTGGGTCCGCCTCGCGCGCGGCCAGCGCGGCCACGGCTCGCACGTCCTCGCCGACGGTAACCGCGAGACGATGCGCGCCACGCTCGCGGCCCACCGCCTCGACGGGGGCCTCCTCGTCGCCCGCCTCGACGGCGACGTCGTCGGCTTCGCCTCGTTCACGCTCGAACGCGGGGCGCTGGAACTCGACGCGACGCGGGGCGTGCTCTCGAACCTGTACGTCGACCCCGGCCACCGGGGCCGCGGGATCGGGTCGGCGCTGCTGGGCGCCGTCGAGGACGCCCTCGTCGAGCGCGGGGCCGACGTGCTCGCGCTGGAGGTGCTGGCCGACAACGAGGCGGCGCGTCGCTTTTACCGCCGCGAGGGCTACGAACCGTACAGGGTGGCCATGCAGCGCCGGCTCCCGCGGGAAAACGATACACACTCAAAGGAGGACGGGTAACCAACGGACCGCGCCAGGGGAGCATGGGCGGTTCATGCACTCGACTTGTAATCGAGACTTCCCGGGTTCAAATCCCGGCCCTGGCTTGAATCCTCGGGATCGAAGCTCCTACTCGCTCACGGAGTCCCCCGAGTAGGCCACGAACCCGCCCGAATTTCGACCGACGCCCAGCTACACCGATCACCTCCGCGAGTTCCTCGCGGGCGCCCGATCCGTCCACGTCTCTCGACTCGCACGTCCGCCTTCCGCTCGCTGAAATCGACGGACAGTACGTACCGTATGGCCTGCCGGAAAGAACGAAAGCGCCCGCGGGAAGTTCGCGACCCCCATCGCGTGCCTCCGACCGGGTCTGGCTGGAAACGGACCGCTGGCGCTCTCGCGTGCCCTCAGCCGAATGGCCTCGTTGGGCGGGTGTCGAGGACTGCGTCGTAACGACGTCGTCTGTTGGTAAGTTTTCACCATCCACCGACCTGATGGCTGGTTCGAGCCTCTCTCTCTCTCTCGGTGGTCGAGGTCGTAGGAAGACTTTTATGTTGGATGTGCCAAGCGAATGTATCGGGTCCCTACGCCGTAACGAACGAGCCTCGGATAGGCGTCGGCTCCGGACCCGCCGTATCGATGCCCAGCAGTCGACAGGCCGTAGCCCACTCTGACGTGGATGTGCGTCGACGCTACGGTCGGTCGCTGTGGGTGCCCGAACTCATCTATGAGCGACACCACTACATCCTCGTCGGACCTTTACGACCGCGTCGCGAACGAACTGCCGTCCGGACTGGACGTTTCCGAAGTCCAGTACGAGGGCCCGGATCTCGTCATCTACACCGAAACTCCTCGAGAGTTCGCGAAAAACGGTTCCATCATCGGCGACCTTGCGCGGACGTTCAGAAAACGAATCGCAATCCGCCCGGCCGCCGGAACGCGGTCACCCCCCGACGAAGCCCGTCCACTGATCGAGGGAATCGTCCCGGACGAGGCCGAGATCCGCGAACTGGAGTTTTACCCTGAAGTCGGCGAGGTCATCATCGAGGCGGCGAAGCCGGGACTGGTGATCGGTCGCCGCGGTAGTACCCTCCGTGAGATCACGAAGGAGGTCGGTTGGACGCCAGACGTGATTCGAACGCCACCGATGGAATCGTCGACCGTCGATAACGTCCGGGGCTTCCTCCGTCAGGAGCGCGGTGAGCGGCGGGACTTCCTCGAACGCGTCGGCGAGAAGATCCACAGGGAGCCCGAGAAGGACGTCGACTGGGCCCGGGTGACGACACTCGGTTGCTGTCGGGAGGTCGGGCGGGCGAGTTTCCTGCTCAGCACGCCGAACTCACGCATCCTGATCGACTGCGGAGACAAGCCCGGTGCCGAGGGGGAAGTACCGTATCTCCACGCGCCTGAAGCGTTCGGCGCCGGCCCCCAGTCTATCGACGCAGTCGTGCTTACACACGCCCACCTCGACCACAGCGCGTTGCTCCCGCTGCTGTTCAAATACGGCTACGACGGGCCGGTGTACACGACGGAGCCGACTCGCGATCTCATGGGGCTGCTCCAGCTCGACTACCTCGACGTGGCCGCCAAGGAGGGTCGTACGCCGCCGTATTCGAGCGAACAGGTACGAGAGGAGATCAAACGCACTATCACGGTCGACTACGGCAACACCACCGACATCGCCCCGGACGTCAAGTTGACCATGCACAACGCCGGCCACATCCTCGGCAGTGCGGTCTGCCACTTCCACGTCGGCGACGGCTTTCACAACGTGGTCTTCAGCGGCGACATCCACTACGAGCCGACCCGACTGTTCAACGGCGCCGTCAACGACTTCCCCAGAGCCGAGTCGATGGTCATGGAGTCGACGTACGGCAGGCGTGGCGATCACCAGACGGAGACCGCCAAAAGCGAAGCGCGGGTCAAGAACCTCATCCAGGAGACCTACGAAGCCGGCGGGAAGGTCGTGATCCCGGCGTTTGCCGTCGGTCGGTCCCAGGAGCTGATGCTGGTCCTCGAAGAGGCCATGCGCGAGGGCGACGTTCCGACGATGCCGGTCTACCTCGACGGGATGATCCGCGAGGCGACGGCAATCCACACCGCCTATCCCGAATACCTCCGTGACGGCCTCCGCGAGCGGATTCTCCACGAGGACGAGAACCCGTTTCTCGCCGAGCAGTTCCAGCAGGTCGACGGTGGTCAGGAGATGCGCGAGGCGATCGCCAGCGGCGAGCCCTGTATCATCCTTTCGACGTCCGGAATGGTCACCGGTGGCCCGATCATGTCGTGGCTCGAACTGCTCGGCCCCGACCCGGACAGCACGCTCCTGTTCGTCGGCTACCAGGCCGAGGGCACGCTCGGCCGCCGGATTCAGAGCGGTCGGACCGAAGTCACGCTCGGCGACCACCGGGACCGAGCGGCCCGCGTCACGCTCGAGTGTCGCATCGAGTCCGTCAGCGGTTTCTCCGGCCACGCCGACCGCGCCGGCCTCGAGAACTTCGTGAAGGAGATGAACCCCCGTCCGGAGACGATCCTCTGTGTTCACGGCGACGAGAGGGCAACCGATCACCTCTCCTCGGCGCTCTACCAGCAGTTCAACGTCCGGACCAACCAGCCCAAGAATCTCGAGACCTTCCGGCTCGCGTAGGTTCACGCCGGAGCCTCGTTTTTCTCGATCCGTCCCGTAGCGCAACCCGTGCCCCGGACGAACCCCTCTCACGACGCGAGCCACTCCAGCGCACCGACGCCCCCGCGGACCGCCTCCCGGAGTTGGGCGAGCGATCGGCGAGACCGAACGCGACGAGCGCGAGCGCGCGGTTGGAATTCTCAAATCGAAACCGGAGATCCGCGGGTACGACCGCGAGATTTTCGCCCGGGCACCTTGTCATCACGTGGTCGCCCGTCATAATTCCGAACTCGTACGTTGACTGTAGCACTGATCGTCGCCCACTCAGAAGGACGACGGCCCCGTACAGGACAAGTGTGTAACTGTGTAATTTTGGATCCATCCTGATTGTACCAGCCACGGAAAGTACTTATCAGCATGAAAATGACAATTAGTATGCTTACAATTTCAGAGATCCGTTCTTCGGTTGCCGACCTGGCTCGCGAGAGTCGTTCGTCGGTCGTCGACCTGGACGGACGAACGTTCATCGGCTTGCTGGTCGGCATCGTCGGGGTCGGGCTGGCCTTGAGGGGGGCCTACTTGACGGCGATACTGTTGGATTTCGACCTGCTGCAGGCGTTGCTGGACCCGGTGGAATCACTCCACGGGCTGGTCCCCTTCGTGGTCGGGGCCCTCGCGTACGTGTGGAACCGACCAGCAGCGAGTGCCGTGGAAGTTGGGCTCGTCGTACTCTGGGGGGTGTGCGCGATGTACGTTGCGTTTCTGTTCATCTTCGTTTTCGGACCCGCAGTAGTTGGCGACGTCCGAATCTCCACCATCCTGGCGTCCCGTGGCGCTGAATTCATCCTGTGGGACCTGTTGCGCTCTCTCGGAACGGCCGCCGTCTTCGCCGGATTCTACGCCGCGGCGGCGTCTCGGCGTGATCGACCGCTTGTCAGCGCCCTCGTCCTGCTCGCTGTTCCGGCCGGGATAGTCGGGGTCTGGGCGATCGCGTAGGACCGGCCGACGCCTCGGGACGCCGACGAGGCCGGCTATCGCTGTCTTTCTGCAAGCAGGAAACCCCGCCGCTTGCGGCGGGGAGGAATGCGACACTTGGCCGTCTGTCCAACTACTGCGTTCCGTTGGTGTCGAGTGCCTTCGCACCCTCTAACATGAGGCCCTTCCACGTGTAACCGCGCTCGTCTTTGAGTTCGCTCAGCCACTCGTACTGCTCGTCTTCCACCTCGAACCGTATCGATTTGCTCACACATCTTTATCGTATCCGTGCAGTTTATGTGCTTTGGTTGCGTAGGCCGTACTGTCGGATGACCCCACTGCCACGAAAACGCTCGAAGCCACGCTTGCGCCACCGACAGCGCACAAAGAGCGTCGGCTTCAGCGTACCGTGGCAACCTACCGCCGTGCCCTCTCCGACGCGTTCGAGAGTGGGGCGGATACACAGTCGGCGGTCAACGATGTCGTCACCGGCTACAACCTCACGTCCTACGCGAAGGACGCGCTCAAGAACTACGTCCCGAAGCTCCGACGGACGTACGACGCCAGCGAGATTCGAGACGACCACCCGGTTCGATTCACGAACCGAGGGTTTCGGATCGACCACTCCGAGGACAGAACACATAAGTTCTGTTGGCGCGTTCCGCAGGCCGGACGTGGCAACGCCTTCTGGATTCCGCTCCGGATCAACCCGGCGCAGGAATCGCTCTGGCTCGACTTGCTCGACGGGGACGTGACGGTCGGCGAATTCCGGTTGCAGGAGTACCGAACGAATTGGGTGCTCCACGTCACCGTCGAGTATACCGTTGAGGAACCCCAGACGCCGGAAGAGCCGACGTACGTCGGGTTCGACCTCGGCGAATCCAAGTTGCTGACGGGCTGTGCCCTTCAGCACGACACTCCAACCCAGCCGTTACACGTCCAAGACGTGCCACGCCTGCGGGCACGTCGGACGGCGTGGGTCGCAAGCCGAGTTCCGGTGTATGAACCCGGAGTGTTGGGTTTCGGAGTACCAAGCGGACATCAACGCGGCGGCGAACATCGCCGGTCGCGTCAACCCGTGGGGAGAGAGCGTTCCTTGGAAACCGGAACGCGATGACTCGCCGCGGGATGGGAGCCGTAGTGACACGGCCACAGGACACCGAGCGG
The Salinilacihabitans rarus DNA segment above includes these coding regions:
- the glmS gene encoding methylaspartate mutase subunit S, which gives rise to MVPHTMSRTVVLGVIGSDAHVVGITILEQAFSAAGFDVINLGVQTSQEEFAEAAIAHDAEAVLVSSLYGHAEQDCRGFHDVLEGAGVDAVTYIGGNLAVGQNDFEETREQFEGMGFDRVFDSETDPEEAIAALRRDLQIATTESERVTVNT
- the mct gene encoding succinyl-CoA:mesaconate CoA-transferase, with translation MGALSSLRVLDLTQVLAGPYCTMLLADMGADVVKIERPGGDLIRPNPPFLDDPEAEAYGGYFQSVNRGKRSLELDLGDADDREAFLSLVERADVVVENYRAGTMEKFDLDYETLRERNPELIYSSIRGFGDPRTGETDRQGQPSFDLVAQALGGVMEITGHPDGPPTKVGPGIGDLFTATLNCIGILAAVYHRERTGEGQYVDTAMYDAMLSLTERAIYQHSYTGEPPTRRGNSHPTLFPYDAFETADGYVVIAAFGTNHWRALCEAMDRPDLAADYPDPESRLGNRTHLRAEIADWARSRATDEICSLLEGRVPAAPVQNTADIFDDPHVRDREMLVPVDQPGADGSVEIAGNPIKMTETPPRPRGRAPLLDEHRDELLGSATEAETDATEAADD
- a CDS encoding DUF5785 family protein yields the protein MSADWPHDPDGEEGSEGMRKYGIAVIAKKVDEEEDFPLDREEFVDEHGDDPIRINYQRVVALRDIFEYVDGEEFETITDMHKAVGKAMREGGFWDYHPVGADPEKKSA
- a CDS encoding GTP cyclohydrolase III — encoded protein: MTNTQVTLLQIDNYGPWTVTPEPRREADLQTLQSRLYADVSQFVGARDGYVFFTRFDNMIAVTNGLDMDDHALLQESVGNRYPVTLSLGVATGTTPVQALDDATSLLQDAGSAQDSHRREILDGRAVESDHRTDDDVQIAHFDVINATGTYTDELNAFDTFIEIEQGYAALMKYMRRAHDSLSFFVGGDNVIAVCPDLDRGDYEDAIAHVEEAADVSLQVGVGRASTAQTAGMAAKHALEACRADGSRVELDW
- a CDS encoding CBS domain-containing protein; translation: MESELSVRDVLTPEYVGVSESDTVLGAVRLMRKERSGCALVVRGSEPVGIVTEWDVLGLVADEAVPAETTVGEVMSKPVLTVDVDRSLSDAASTMARENIRHLVVEDVDAGEVVGVLTQRDVIAAAGSFAGTTSRAGSATAPVGGPEGDDVGDEALPNGGDEFSTQGVCEACGSLADSLREVNGQLVCPECRSV
- a CDS encoding GNAT family N-acetyltransferase, whose translation is MTPLEEPTIEPATPADVETIADQWVRLARGQRGHGSHVLADGNRETMRATLAAHRLDGGLLVARLDGDVVGFASFTLERGALELDATRGVLSNLYVDPGHRGRGIGSALLGAVEDALVERGADVLALEVLADNEAARRFYRREGYEPYRVAMQRRLPRENDTHSKEDG
- a CDS encoding beta-CASP ribonuclease aCPSF1, whose translation is MSDTTTSSSDLYDRVANELPSGLDVSEVQYEGPDLVIYTETPREFAKNGSIIGDLARTFRKRIAIRPAAGTRSPPDEARPLIEGIVPDEAEIRELEFYPEVGEVIIEAAKPGLVIGRRGSTLREITKEVGWTPDVIRTPPMESSTVDNVRGFLRQERGERRDFLERVGEKIHREPEKDVDWARVTTLGCCREVGRASFLLSTPNSRILIDCGDKPGAEGEVPYLHAPEAFGAGPQSIDAVVLTHAHLDHSALLPLLFKYGYDGPVYTTEPTRDLMGLLQLDYLDVAAKEGRTPPYSSEQVREEIKRTITVDYGNTTDIAPDVKLTMHNAGHILGSAVCHFHVGDGFHNVVFSGDIHYEPTRLFNGAVNDFPRAESMVMESTYGRRGDHQTETAKSEARVKNLIQETYEAGGKVVIPAFAVGRSQELMLVLEEAMREGDVPTMPVYLDGMIREATAIHTAYPEYLRDGLRERILHEDENPFLAEQFQQVDGGQEMREAIASGEPCIILSTSGMVTGGPIMSWLELLGPDPDSTLLFVGYQAEGTLGRRIQSGRTEVTLGDHRDRAARVTLECRIESVSGFSGHADRAGLENFVKEMNPRPETILCVHGDERATDHLSSALYQQFNVRTNQPKNLETFRLA